A single genomic interval of Hafnia alvei harbors:
- the lysC gene encoding lysine-sensitive aspartokinase 3 has translation MNNTIVAKFGGTSVANADAMQNSANIVLSNSNVRVVVLSASAGVTNLLVELADGCDQEKRHGVIDEIRRIQYNILDTLHQPNVLRDEIDRMLENITMLSEAAALATSPALTDELVSHGELMSTLLFVELLRQRDVNAEWFDVRKIMRTNDRFGRAEPDTHALYELAQQQLVPRIREAIVITQGFIGSEAKGRTTTLGRGGSDYTAALLGEALNAARVDIWTDVPGIYTTDPRIVPAARRISEIGFSEAAEMATFGAKVLHPATLLPAVRSDIPVFVGSSKDPAAGGTLVCNKTEQPPLFRALALRRKQTLMTLHSLNMLHARGFLAEVFGILARHNISVDLITTSEVSIALTLDTTGSCTSGASLLTTSLLTELSSLCRVEVEENLALVALIGNKLSSACGVGKEVFGVMEPFNIRMICYGASSHNLCFLVPGENAEHVVRALHSNLFE, from the coding sequence ATGAATAATACCATCGTCGCAAAATTTGGCGGCACCAGCGTGGCTAACGCTGACGCGATGCAAAACAGTGCCAATATTGTTCTTTCTAATTCGAATGTGCGCGTGGTGGTGTTATCTGCCTCTGCGGGCGTCACCAATTTACTGGTAGAACTGGCTGACGGCTGCGATCAGGAGAAGCGTCATGGCGTCATCGACGAAATTCGCCGCATTCAGTACAACATCCTCGATACGTTGCATCAGCCAAACGTGCTGCGCGATGAGATTGACCGCATGCTAGAGAATATCACCATGCTGTCAGAAGCCGCTGCGCTGGCCACCTCGCCAGCCTTGACCGACGAATTAGTTAGTCATGGTGAACTCATGTCCACCCTGCTGTTCGTCGAGCTGCTTCGCCAACGTGATGTAAACGCCGAATGGTTCGACGTGCGAAAAATCATGCGTACAAACGATCGTTTTGGCCGCGCAGAACCAGACACCCACGCGCTGTACGAATTAGCACAACAGCAGTTGGTGCCACGCATACGGGAAGCGATCGTCATTACCCAAGGTTTCATTGGTAGCGAAGCCAAAGGCCGCACCACTACGCTTGGCCGCGGTGGCAGTGACTATACCGCAGCGCTGCTTGGTGAAGCGCTGAATGCCGCACGCGTTGATATCTGGACGGATGTTCCCGGCATCTACACTACCGATCCACGCATCGTGCCCGCCGCTCGCCGTATCAGCGAAATCGGTTTTTCTGAAGCTGCTGAGATGGCAACTTTCGGCGCGAAGGTTTTACATCCAGCAACCTTATTGCCCGCAGTACGTAGCGATATCCCGGTGTTCGTCGGCTCCAGTAAAGATCCTGCCGCTGGCGGAACATTAGTGTGCAATAAAACAGAACAGCCACCGCTGTTCCGCGCCCTTGCATTGCGCCGCAAACAAACATTGATGACGTTGCACAGCCTAAACATGCTCCACGCCCGAGGTTTCTTGGCTGAAGTGTTCGGCATTCTGGCACGTCACAATATTTCCGTGGATTTAATCACTACATCTGAAGTCAGCATCGCCCTAACGCTGGATACCACCGGTTCTTGCACCAGCGGAGCAAGCTTATTAACCACATCACTGTTAACCGAGCTGTCTTCTCTATGCCGCGTAGAAGTGGAAGAGAATCTGGCGCTGGTGGCATTGATTGGTAACAAACTCTCCTCAGCCTGCGGCGTTGGCAAAGAGGTGTTTGGTGTCATGGAGCCGTTCAATATTCGCATGATTTGCTACGGTGCTAGCAGCCATAACCTTTGCTTCCTCGTTCCCGGTGAAAATGCCGAGCATGTCGTGCGCGCACTCCACAGCAACCTTTTCGAGTAG
- the iclR gene encoding glyoxylate bypass operon transcriptional repressor IclR, which translates to MATTVPLKRGKKPRTATPATTPAATGQVQSLQRGLRLLELIAEAHGSVALTDLAQQAGLPNSTTHRLLSTMQQQGFVQQVGDLGLWTIASHAFFVGSSFLQSRNLLAIVHPILRRLMEDSGETVNLAVLDVSDFQAVIIDQVQCTQLMRMSAPIGGKLPMHASGAGKAFLSTVSDTHLVELLHKKGLHSYTPHTRSNPNSLKEELAHIRKQGFSFDDEEHALGLRCIAACIYDEHQEAFAAISISGPVSRITDDRVIEIGALVIKAAKEVTLAYGGRHS; encoded by the coding sequence ATGGCGACTACCGTGCCCTTAAAACGTGGCAAGAAACCACGTACCGCAACGCCAGCCACCACTCCCGCAGCCACCGGACAGGTTCAATCCTTACAGCGTGGATTGAGATTGTTGGAATTAATTGCCGAAGCACACGGCAGCGTGGCGCTCACCGATTTAGCCCAACAGGCAGGTTTGCCCAACTCAACGACACACCGCCTTTTGAGCACCATGCAGCAACAGGGATTCGTCCAGCAAGTCGGCGATCTTGGCCTGTGGACCATTGCCTCACACGCTTTCTTCGTAGGAAGTAGTTTTTTGCAGAGCCGCAATTTACTGGCCATTGTCCATCCGATTCTGCGCCGCTTAATGGAAGATTCAGGTGAAACCGTGAATCTGGCCGTGCTCGACGTGAGCGATTTTCAGGCGGTGATTATCGATCAGGTACAGTGCACGCAGCTGATGCGTATGTCTGCGCCGATTGGCGGCAAGCTGCCAATGCATGCTTCTGGTGCAGGGAAGGCGTTTTTGTCGACGGTCAGTGATACCCATCTGGTTGAGTTGCTGCATAAAAAGGGTTTGCACAGCTATACCCCGCACACCCGCAGCAATCCCAATAGCTTGAAGGAAGAGCTGGCGCATATTCGTAAGCAGGGGTTTTCTTTTGACGATGAAGAACATGCTCTCGGCCTGCGCTGTATTGCAGCCTGCATCTATGATGAACATCAGGAAGCCTTTGCTGCCATTTCTATTTCTGGCCCCGTTTCTCGTATCACCGACGACCGCGTGATCGAAATCGGTGCCTTAGTGATTAAAGCAGCAAAAGAAGTCACGCTAGCTTACGGCGGCAGGCATTCGTAA
- a CDS encoding cation:proton antiporter yields the protein MELSTPLMLVIIGISSLVAQWLAWRLRIPAILPLLIMGITLGPLSHVVNPDALFGELLFPLVSLSVAIILFEGSLTLRFEEIRGLGGVVRNLVSIGMLVTFAIISVSCWWLLGFSAELSALVGAVTVVTGPTVIAPLMRVVRPKASINRVLRWEGIVIDPVGAIFTVLVFEFIVLRQNSEAWTHLFVTFGKTVVLGLLIGALFGYVLGVALRKVWIPRYLQNLAVLAVMLSAFGFSNAVAEESGLLAVTVMGIWLANMRDVDISDILAFKEELSAILISALFIILAARLDVDALWNMGWPLVIVLLIVQFIARPLCIAVSTAGSSLKWREKALLSWIAPRGIVAAAVSSLFALTLQRMNYPEADKLVTVVFAVIIGTVVLQSLTSSRLARWLGVQQQKPRGVLIIGANSVARAVAQALIKLKIPVMVTDSSWEYYRQARMDGIPAYYGHAYSEHAENYLDLSDTAQVLALSPNRHQNALAVYHFGHIFGERKVFSIRSSAQLKGRSNGESSRFRRHEILFNREATYSRLSTLLSKGAVIKATKLNENFGWVEYLEKHQGVIPLFAQKENGALQPVNENSVPAMPCTLVALVQDDSVSMSN from the coding sequence ATGGAACTATCAACCCCCTTAATGCTGGTGATTATCGGCATTAGCTCACTCGTGGCCCAGTGGTTAGCCTGGAGGTTACGAATTCCTGCGATTTTACCCTTGCTTATCATGGGCATCACGCTTGGCCCCCTCTCACATGTAGTTAACCCTGACGCCCTCTTTGGCGAGCTGCTTTTTCCACTCGTCTCTCTCTCGGTCGCCATTATTTTATTTGAAGGTTCGCTGACTCTACGCTTTGAGGAGATTCGCGGATTGGGCGGCGTTGTTCGCAATTTGGTCAGCATCGGAATGCTCGTAACCTTCGCCATCATTTCCGTTTCATGTTGGTGGCTGCTCGGTTTTTCTGCTGAGCTCTCTGCGCTAGTGGGGGCGGTGACGGTTGTGACAGGCCCGACCGTCATTGCGCCGCTAATGCGCGTGGTTCGCCCCAAAGCAAGTATAAACCGCGTACTGAGGTGGGAAGGGATTGTCATTGATCCTGTCGGTGCGATTTTCACCGTACTGGTATTTGAGTTTATCGTTCTGCGCCAAAACTCCGAGGCATGGACCCACCTGTTTGTCACCTTTGGCAAAACCGTGGTACTTGGCCTGCTGATTGGCGCCCTATTTGGCTATGTGCTCGGCGTGGCGTTGCGCAAGGTGTGGATCCCGCGCTATCTGCAAAATTTAGCGGTATTGGCGGTTATGCTCAGCGCTTTTGGGTTCTCGAACGCGGTCGCAGAAGAGTCCGGCTTATTGGCTGTTACCGTCATGGGTATTTGGCTTGCCAACATGCGCGACGTTGATATCAGCGACATTCTGGCGTTTAAAGAAGAGCTTTCGGCCATTTTGATTTCAGCACTGTTTATCATTTTGGCGGCGCGACTGGATGTCGATGCGCTTTGGAATATGGGCTGGCCGCTGGTCATCGTGTTGCTGATTGTGCAGTTTATTGCTCGCCCGCTGTGTATAGCCGTGTCAACTGCGGGTTCATCGTTGAAGTGGCGGGAAAAAGCGCTGCTGTCTTGGATTGCTCCACGCGGAATTGTCGCCGCCGCCGTTAGCTCTCTGTTCGCGCTAACGCTACAACGAATGAATTATCCTGAAGCAGATAAACTCGTCACGGTGGTTTTTGCGGTCATTATTGGCACGGTAGTTTTGCAAAGCTTAACCAGCTCACGTCTGGCGCGCTGGTTAGGCGTGCAACAACAAAAACCTCGAGGCGTACTGATTATCGGGGCCAACAGCGTTGCGCGCGCGGTCGCGCAGGCGTTGATTAAGCTGAAAATTCCCGTGATGGTGACAGACAGCAGTTGGGAATATTATCGTCAGGCCCGCATGGATGGTATCCCCGCCTATTACGGCCACGCTTACTCTGAACACGCAGAAAACTACCTCGACCTCAGCGATACGGCTCAGGTACTTGCCCTATCACCAAACCGGCATCAAAACGCGCTCGCGGTTTATCACTTCGGGCATATTTTTGGTGAGCGCAAAGTGTTTTCCATTCGTTCCAGCGCACAGCTCAAAGGCCGCAGCAACGGTGAAAGCAGCCGTTTCCGTCGTCATGAGATTTTGTTTAATCGCGAAGCGACCTATTCACGTTTGAGTACCTTGCTAAGCAAAGGCGCAGTGATCAAGGCGACCAAACTTAATGAAAACTTTGGCTGGGTGGAATATCTGGAAAAACATCAGGGAGTGATCCCCTTGTTCGCTCAAAAAGAAAATGGCGCCTTACAGCCGGTAAATGAAAATAGCGTTCCGGCGATGCCATGTACGCTAGTTGCATTAGTTCAGGACGATTCGGTCAGCATGTCAAACTAA
- the metH gene encoding methionine synthase: protein MSTIVERLRHQLSQRILVLDGGMGTMIQGYRLTEEDFRGERFADWQSDLKGNNDLLVLTQPDIISAIHYEYLEAGADILETNTFNSTRIAMADYHMESLSAEINYEAARLARACADEWTARTPDKPRYVAGVLGPTNRTASISPDVNDPAFRNISFDQLVEAYRESTHALVEGGVDLIMIETIFDTLNAKAAIYAVETEFEAMGIALPVMISGTITDASGRTLSGQTTEAFYNSLRHVKPLTFGLNCALGPDELRQYVAELSRIAECYVTAHPNAGLPNAFGEYDLGPQEMAEHISEWAQAGFLNIVGGCCGTTPAHIAAISQAVEGVKPRVLPDIPVACRLAGLEPLTIDANTLFVNVGERTNVTGSAKFKRLIKEDKYAEALEVALQQVESGAQIIDINMDEGMLDAEAAMVRFLSLIAGEPDIARVPIMIDSSKWEVIEKGLKCIQGKGIVNSISMKEGEEKFIEHARKVRRYGAAMVVMAFDEVGQADTRERKIEICRRAYKLLTETVGFPPEDIIFDPNIFAVATGIEEHNNYAVDFIEACADIKAELPHALISGGVSNVSFSFRGNDPVREAIHAVFLYYAIRNGMDMGIVNAGQLAIYDDLPADLRDAVEDVILNRREDGTERLLDLAEKYRGSKSDDDSTKPQAEWRGWPVKKRLEYSLVKGITEFIELDTEEARLEADRPIQVIEGPLMDGMNVVGDLFGDGKMFLPQVVKSARVMKQAVAYLEPFIEASKEKGTSAGKVLLATVKGDVHDIGKNIVGVVLQCNNYEIIDLGVMVPCDKILKTAREQNVDIIGLSGLITPSLDEMVYVAKEMERQGFDLPLLIGGATTSKAHTAVKIEQNYSGPTTYVSNASRTVGVVAALLSPTQKPDFIARTRKEYETVRIQHARKKPRTPPVTLEAARENAMSLDWADYTPPVPHRLGVHQVTASIDVLRNYIDWTPFFMTWSLAGKYPRILEDEVVGEEAKRVFADANAMLDDLARSGKLNPRGVYGLFPANRVGDDVEIYSNEFRNELLVTGHHLRQQTEKTDFANYCLADFVAPKSSGKADYIGAFAVTGGLEEDTLADAYEAQHDDYNKIMVKALSDRLAEAFAEYLHEKVRKVHWGYAANENLSNEELIRENYQGIRPAPGYPACPEHTEKAAIWTLLDAENSVGMKLTESYAMWPGASVSGWYFSHPESKYFAVAQIQRDQVEDYAQRKGMPVSEVERWLAPNLGYDAD, encoded by the coding sequence GTGAGCACAATCGTTGAAAGATTACGTCATCAGCTTTCCCAAAGGATTTTGGTACTGGATGGCGGTATGGGAACCATGATTCAGGGCTATCGGTTAACCGAAGAGGATTTCCGGGGCGAACGCTTTGCCGATTGGCAAAGTGACCTAAAAGGCAATAACGACCTATTGGTTCTCACTCAGCCGGACATTATCAGCGCGATACACTATGAGTATCTCGAAGCTGGCGCTGATATTTTGGAAACCAACACTTTCAACTCCACGCGCATTGCGATGGCGGATTACCACATGGAATCCCTGTCGGCGGAAATAAACTATGAAGCTGCGCGTCTGGCGCGGGCATGTGCCGATGAGTGGACCGCACGTACACCAGACAAGCCGCGCTATGTTGCTGGAGTACTTGGCCCGACCAACCGCACCGCCTCCATTTCTCCTGATGTTAACGATCCCGCATTTCGTAATATTTCGTTTGATCAGTTAGTTGAAGCCTATCGTGAATCAACACATGCGTTGGTGGAAGGCGGAGTCGATCTGATCATGATCGAAACCATCTTTGATACGCTGAATGCGAAAGCCGCGATCTATGCGGTGGAAACCGAGTTTGAGGCCATGGGGATCGCGCTGCCGGTGATGATCTCCGGCACCATTACCGATGCTTCAGGGCGTACTCTGTCAGGTCAAACTACCGAAGCGTTTTATAACTCGTTGCGCCACGTTAAACCGCTGACTTTCGGCCTCAACTGCGCTTTAGGTCCAGATGAGCTTCGCCAATATGTGGCCGAGCTTTCGCGTATCGCAGAATGTTACGTTACCGCGCATCCAAATGCGGGTTTGCCTAACGCCTTTGGTGAATACGATCTTGGCCCGCAAGAGATGGCTGAGCACATTTCAGAATGGGCGCAGGCCGGATTCTTAAACATTGTCGGTGGTTGCTGTGGTACCACACCGGCGCACATTGCGGCGATCAGTCAGGCCGTCGAAGGCGTAAAACCACGCGTGTTGCCCGATATTCCGGTTGCCTGCCGTTTAGCTGGGTTAGAACCGCTGACCATTGATGCCAATACGCTGTTTGTTAACGTGGGTGAGCGTACTAACGTTACCGGATCGGCAAAATTTAAGAGACTGATTAAAGAAGATAAATACGCTGAGGCGCTGGAAGTTGCGCTACAGCAGGTTGAAAGCGGCGCACAGATCATCGACATCAATATGGATGAAGGGATGCTCGATGCAGAAGCGGCAATGGTGCGTTTCCTTAGCCTGATCGCCGGTGAACCAGATATTGCTCGTGTGCCGATTATGATCGATTCCTCTAAATGGGAGGTGATCGAGAAAGGTCTTAAATGCATTCAGGGCAAAGGCATTGTTAACTCGATCTCAATGAAAGAGGGCGAGGAAAAATTTATCGAACATGCCCGCAAAGTTCGCCGCTACGGCGCGGCGATGGTGGTAATGGCGTTTGATGAAGTCGGACAGGCGGATACGCGCGAGCGTAAGATTGAAATTTGCCGCCGTGCTTATAAATTGCTGACCGAAACCGTCGGTTTCCCGCCAGAAGATATTATTTTTGACCCCAATATTTTCGCGGTTGCTACCGGGATTGAAGAGCACAACAACTATGCCGTGGACTTTATCGAAGCCTGCGCAGATATCAAAGCGGAACTGCCGCACGCGCTGATTTCTGGCGGTGTCTCCAACGTTTCATTCTCTTTCCGTGGTAACGATCCGGTTCGTGAGGCAATTCACGCCGTGTTCTTGTATTACGCGATCCGCAACGGCATGGACATGGGGATCGTGAATGCTGGGCAGTTGGCGATCTACGACGATCTTCCAGCGGATCTGCGCGATGCGGTTGAAGATGTGATCCTAAACCGCCGTGAAGATGGCACTGAGCGTTTGCTGGATCTGGCTGAAAAATATCGTGGTAGCAAAAGCGACGACGATAGCACCAAACCGCAGGCCGAATGGCGCGGCTGGCCAGTGAAAAAGCGTTTGGAATATTCTCTGGTTAAAGGTATTACCGAATTTATTGAATTGGATACCGAAGAAGCTCGTCTTGAGGCCGACCGTCCCATTCAGGTGATTGAAGGTCCGCTGATGGACGGGATGAATGTGGTCGGCGATCTGTTTGGTGACGGAAAAATGTTCTTGCCGCAGGTGGTTAAATCCGCCCGCGTCATGAAGCAGGCCGTGGCCTATCTCGAACCGTTCATTGAAGCGAGCAAAGAGAAAGGCACATCGGCCGGAAAAGTGCTGTTGGCGACCGTCAAAGGCGACGTGCATGACATTGGTAAGAATATCGTTGGCGTCGTTTTGCAGTGTAACAACTACGAGATTATCGATCTTGGCGTGATGGTACCTTGCGATAAAATTCTAAAAACGGCTCGTGAGCAAAACGTTGATATCATCGGGCTATCTGGTCTTATTACCCCTTCGCTGGATGAAATGGTGTACGTAGCCAAAGAGATGGAGCGCCAAGGTTTCGATCTGCCGTTGCTGATTGGCGGTGCAACCACATCGAAGGCGCATACGGCGGTCAAAATAGAGCAGAACTATAGTGGCCCAACGACCTATGTTTCGAACGCGTCACGTACCGTTGGCGTAGTTGCGGCGCTGCTATCGCCAACGCAAAAGCCTGATTTTATTGCTCGAACCCGTAAAGAGTATGAAACCGTGCGTATTCAGCATGCACGCAAGAAACCGCGCACGCCTCCGGTGACGCTGGAAGCCGCGCGCGAGAACGCGATGTCACTGGACTGGGCCGATTATACGCCGCCTGTTCCACATCGTTTGGGTGTACATCAGGTGACGGCCAGCATTGATGTGCTGCGCAATTATATTGATTGGACGCCGTTCTTTATGACGTGGTCGCTGGCAGGAAAATACCCGCGCATCTTGGAAGATGAGGTGGTGGGTGAAGAAGCCAAACGTGTATTTGCCGATGCTAATGCCATGCTCGATGATTTGGCTCGCAGCGGTAAGCTGAATCCGCGTGGGGTTTATGGCCTATTCCCGGCTAATCGCGTGGGTGATGATGTTGAAATCTATAGCAATGAGTTCCGCAACGAGCTGTTGGTTACGGGGCATCATCTGCGTCAGCAAACGGAAAAAACGGATTTCGCCAACTATTGTTTGGCTGACTTCGTGGCGCCTAAATCTAGCGGCAAAGCAGATTACATCGGGGCGTTCGCGGTAACCGGTGGGCTCGAAGAAGATACGTTAGCCGATGCGTATGAAGCGCAGCACGATGATTACAACAAAATCATGGTGAAAGCACTTTCGGATCGTTTGGCGGAGGCTTTTGCTGAATATCTGCATGAAAAAGTGCGTAAGGTGCATTGGGGCTATGCTGCTAATGAAAATCTCAGTAACGAAGAGTTGATCCGTGAAAATTATCAAGGGATCCGCCCTGCGCCTGGTTATCCTGCCTGCCCTGAACATACTGAAAAAGCGGCGATCTGGACGCTACTCGATGCAGAGAATAGCGTTGGCATGAAGCTAACTGAGTCCTATGCGATGTGGCCGGGGGCATCGGTTTCTGGCTGGTATTTTAGTCATCCAGAGAGCAAATATTTTGCCGTTGCACAGATCCAACGCGATCAGGTTGAAGACTATGCTCAACGTAAGGGAATGCCGGTTAGCGAGGTTGAACGATGGCTGGCGCCTAATCTTGGGTATGATGCGGATTAA
- the ynfE gene encoding selenate/tellurate reductase subunit YnfE, whose amino-acid sequence MNNKEKTHLEGISITRRALVKGSALGGFALATGALNLPFSRAVYAQEAQSTTADKVTWGMCSVNCGSRCALRLHTRDDEVYWVETDNTGLDEYGDHQVRACLRGRSIRRRMNHPERLKYPMKRVGKRGEGKFKRITWDEAYDEIAQSLKYTVEKYGNEAVYQNYATGVIGGNVTRSSPYASIIGRLMNCYGGYLSHYGSYSTAQISAAMPYTYGSNDGNSTSDIVNSKLVVMFGNNPAETRMSGGGITYHLEQAREISNAKMIVIDPRYTDTAAGREDQWIPIRPGTDAALVGGIAHVLISENLVDQPFLDRYCVGYDENTLPASAPRNGHYKAYILGQGPDGVEKTPEWASRITGIPADRIIKLAREIGTAKPAYICQGWGPQRQANGEETARAIAMLPILTGNVGINGGNSGARESTYLITIELMPVLTNPVKTSISVFTWTDAIRRGPEMTALRDGVRGKDKLDVPIKFIWNYAGNTLVNQHSDINQTHEILQDDSLCEKIVVIENFMTSSAKYADILLPDLMTTEQEDIVPNDYAGNMGYLIFSQPATRAKFERKGIYEMMSEIAKRLGPDVEQAFTEGRTQSDWLHYLYAKMQARDPLLPEYETLRQQGIYKRKDPNGHFVAYKKFREDPDANPLKTPSGKIEIYSERLAEIAATWHLDKDETISALPVYASTFEGWDDALRQTYPLQMFGFHYKARTHSTYGNIDVLQAACRQEVWMNPIDAQKRGIQNGDKVRVFNKRGTVVINAKVTPRIMPGVSAMGQGAWHQADMTGDKVDHGGCINTLTTMRPSPLAKGNPQHTNLVEIEKI is encoded by the coding sequence ATAATAAAGAAAAAACCCATCTCGAAGGGATATCAATTACGCGCCGAGCCTTGGTTAAAGGGAGTGCCTTAGGTGGATTTGCACTGGCAACGGGGGCATTAAATCTGCCCTTTAGCCGAGCGGTTTATGCCCAAGAAGCACAGAGCACGACCGCTGATAAAGTGACGTGGGGAATGTGCTCGGTAAACTGCGGTAGCCGCTGCGCGCTTCGCCTACATACGCGTGACGATGAAGTCTATTGGGTCGAAACAGATAATACCGGCTTAGATGAATATGGCGATCATCAGGTCCGAGCTTGTTTGCGTGGGCGTTCTATCCGTCGTCGGATGAATCATCCTGAGCGTTTGAAATATCCAATGAAACGCGTTGGAAAACGCGGAGAAGGTAAATTCAAGCGTATCACTTGGGATGAGGCCTATGATGAAATTGCCCAAAGTTTGAAATACACCGTTGAAAAATATGGTAATGAGGCGGTTTATCAGAATTACGCCACCGGCGTTATCGGCGGTAATGTGACGCGCTCGTCGCCCTATGCCTCGATTATCGGGCGTTTGATGAACTGCTATGGTGGATATCTCAGCCACTATGGCAGCTACAGCACCGCACAAATTTCAGCGGCAATGCCATATACCTACGGTAGCAACGACGGCAACAGCACCTCGGATATCGTGAACTCCAAGCTGGTGGTGATGTTTGGCAATAATCCGGCAGAGACGCGGATGAGCGGAGGTGGGATCACCTATCATCTCGAACAGGCGCGAGAAATATCCAATGCCAAAATGATCGTCATCGATCCGCGCTATACCGATACCGCCGCGGGGCGCGAAGATCAGTGGATCCCGATCCGTCCGGGCACTGACGCCGCGTTGGTGGGTGGCATTGCGCATGTCTTGATCAGTGAAAACTTGGTCGATCAGCCCTTTTTAGATCGCTACTGCGTCGGCTATGACGAGAATACTTTGCCCGCGAGCGCTCCGAGAAACGGACACTACAAAGCCTATATTCTTGGCCAAGGGCCTGATGGTGTTGAGAAAACGCCGGAATGGGCATCGCGTATTACCGGTATCCCAGCCGATCGTATCATCAAACTGGCGCGGGAGATTGGTACCGCTAAGCCTGCTTATATCTGTCAGGGATGGGGGCCTCAGCGTCAGGCCAACGGCGAAGAAACCGCGCGTGCCATTGCGATGCTGCCGATCTTAACCGGTAACGTAGGAATTAACGGTGGTAACAGCGGGGCGCGTGAGTCGACCTATCTCATCACCATTGAGCTGATGCCGGTGCTAACAAATCCGGTAAAAACCTCGATCTCCGTATTTACGTGGACTGATGCGATTCGCCGTGGGCCTGAGATGACGGCGCTGCGCGACGGCGTGCGGGGCAAAGATAAGCTGGATGTTCCGATCAAGTTCATCTGGAACTATGCCGGTAATACGCTAGTTAATCAGCATTCTGACATCAACCAAACCCATGAGATCTTGCAGGACGATTCGCTGTGCGAAAAAATTGTGGTGATTGAAAACTTCATGACGTCATCGGCTAAGTATGCCGATATTTTACTGCCTGACCTCATGACCACCGAGCAAGAAGATATCGTACCAAACGATTATGCGGGCAACATGGGCTATCTGATTTTTAGCCAGCCGGCAACCCGCGCCAAATTTGAGCGCAAAGGCATTTATGAAATGATGTCTGAGATTGCCAAACGGCTTGGGCCAGACGTTGAGCAGGCGTTTACCGAAGGGCGTACTCAGTCAGATTGGTTGCACTATCTGTATGCCAAAATGCAGGCACGCGATCCGTTATTACCTGAATATGAAACTCTGCGCCAGCAGGGGATTTATAAACGAAAAGATCCAAATGGACACTTCGTTGCGTATAAAAAATTCCGTGAAGATCCCGATGCCAACCCGCTAAAAACGCCGTCGGGAAAAATTGAAATCTATTCTGAACGATTAGCTGAGATCGCTGCCACATGGCATTTGGACAAAGACGAAACCATCAGCGCCTTACCCGTTTATGCCTCAACGTTTGAAGGTTGGGACGATGCTTTGCGGCAAACCTATCCGCTGCAAATGTTTGGTTTCCATTACAAGGCACGTACTCACTCAACTTACGGCAACATTGATGTGTTGCAGGCTGCATGTAGACAAGAAGTGTGGATGAACCCGATTGATGCCCAGAAACGAGGTATTCAAAACGGCGATAAAGTTCGCGTGTTCAACAAGCGTGGCACGGTGGTGATTAACGCGAAAGTGACGCCGCGAATTATGCCGGGCGTTAGCGCCATGGGACAGGGGGCTTGGCATCAGGCGGATATGACGGGGGATAAAGTCGATCACGGCGGCTGTATCAATACCCTCACGACGATGCGCCCGTCGCCGTTGGCGAAAGGGAACCCTCAGCACACCAATTTAGTGGAAATTGAAAAGATATAA